In Chloroflexota bacterium, the DNA window ATTTCTCCAAAACTGCCTACTTTCCTGGTTATCGATCCATCCGCAAATGTATTATTTGTGCGAGAAGGCTACAATGCGATCTACGAATACCACCCCTAGCCTGACTCCTCCCCATGACTCATCCGCTAAATCCGTTCCATCCGTTGTCAAAATGCCGCTGGCACATCGTGGGCTTTGCCGCCCTCGTCGCCTTGTTCGTGGCCTCATTCCTCATTCTTCGCGCCAACGAAGACGAGGCCTGGGCCAGAATCCAACAGCGCGGTCTCATCACCTTTGCCACCGACCCGACCTACCCGCCGTTTGAGGCGCTGGATGCCAACGGCAACTTCTTCGGCTTCGACATTGATCTGGCGCGGGCGGTGGCCGAGCGGCTGGGGCTGAAGGCCGAGTTTGAGGCGGTGTCTTACGACGGGCTGATTGGAACGCTAGTGGTGGGGCGCGACGACGCGGTGATTTCGGCCTGGGTCATTCAGCCGGAGCGGGGCAAGGAAGCGAGCTTCACGCCTTCGTATTTCAATGCCGGTGTGGTGCTGGTGACACGGGCGGATGTTTCTGTAACGCGAGATGACATCTCGCGCTACAAGTGGCAGGCAGGAAAGACGCTGGCGGCGGAATACGGTTCGCAGGGTGACGCGCTCATTCGCAAGTGGTCGCGGCTGGTTGCCGGGCTGACGCCGATCTCGTCGCCCGACTCAGCGGCGGCTATGCAGGCGGTGAAGGACGGGCAGGCCGAGGGGGCGCTGGTGGACGCGGTGGCGGCCTTCGAGTTTTTGGGGGCACACGCCGAACTAAAAGTGGCGGCATTCATTCCAGAATCCGATGCGTCTTACGTCATCGCCGTCTCGGCCAAGAGCCAGGTGCTGTTGCGCGAACTGACGCGGGTCCTAAACGAATTGGAAGCCGATGGAAGTTTGGGGGAGTTGAGGGTGAAGTGGTTTGGCGAGGCGGCGAGGTAGGGGCGATTCACAGGTAGGGGCGATTCATGAATCGCCCCTACCTGTCGTCCGTCTGAATGATGACAAACGCCACCTCGCCCGGCGGCACGTAGACTGAGGTGCGATAGAGTTTGCCGTTCACCGTCGTCTCAATGTTGCAGTTGCCTTGTGGGATGTCGGACATGGCGAAGTTCTCGACCAGCACGTTGTCCGGCGGCGTGCCCTGATCCCAATACGTATCCACGAAACGCAGAGCATCTTTGCAGGTGATGAAGAGTCTCGCGCCGGGAATGAATCGGCCATCGGCGTTGATGAGCCGACCGGCGATCACGCCCCCGCCAGGGTTGGGCTTGTACCAAAGTTCCGGGTTGCGAACCGAGCCGAAATAGGATTGCGGATCGTCGAGCCGCACTTCAAAGTGCAGGTGCGGCCCGTAAGCAATGCCGGTTGCGCCGACGACGCCGACCAGGTCATTCGTGTTCACCTGTTGCCCGACAGTGACGGCCACACTGTCGAGATGGCCGTAGAGGGTGAAAATGGCGTGGCCCTCCCACGGCTCATTCATCTGAATCACCACCACGTTGCCGTAGAAATTTTCTTTCGTGCCAAACACCTCCACATCATCAGGCCCGGCAAAGAACACCGTGCCGGGGCCAGCCGCGCCCACCGCCGCGCCCTGCACCGGGGCCATATCTAGGCCGTGATGCGGCGCAAGCCTGCCGTCGTAAGTCATGCCAAAGCGGTATTGCGACGAGGGCGCGATGTTGGGAACCGGTCGGTCGAAAATCAGATGCGGCTCATTGGTCACGCTCGCCGGCGGCTTCTTGAGCTTGCTGGCGTCGCCGGTTGGGAAGACAGCAGGCGGGTAGGGCGTGTATGTGGCTCGCACCACGATTCGCGAGTCGGGTGTGTTGCTGGCCGGGCGAGTAAGCGTAGCCGACGGCGTGAACGTCTGGCTTGGGGTGAAGGTGAGACTCGGCGTTGGCGAGGAAGTGCGGGTGGCCGATGATGTTTGACTCGGGGTGAACGTGCGGCTGGGCCGTTGAGTCGGGGCCGGGGTGGCCGAGGATGTGAAGGTCAGGCTTGGGCCGGATGGGGTGGCGGTGGGAGTGAGAGATGCGGTAGCAGTTAAAGTGAAGGTCGCAGTTGGCGTTTCAGTCGGAGTGCCGGTAAGCGTTTCAGTCGGCGTAGGAGTCAGCGTGTCGGTAGCGGTTGCGGTGAAAGTATTCGTCGGCAGTTGGGCCACAGCCAGCGGCTGTGCGCCGGAGTAGGCGGCGGCAGTGGCGCAGGCGGTGAGCAATAGACAGTAGGCAGTGAGCAGTAGGCAGTAAGCAGTAAAGCGCGGGATGTGAAGCGTGCCCCGGCTTCTGACTTCTGGCTTCTGACTTCTAACTTCTGAAGAACTCATGGTTTTGGCGTTGCCGTAGACGTGGGCGTGGCAGTGTAAAGCGTCCCTGTTGGAGTCGGCGTCCACGTGGGCGGCGGGTTTACCTCACGAAATTCAACCCAGGCCACTTCATCAGGTTTGATCACAATCGTCTGCTTGTAAGTCCTGGTCGTGTTCACCGACACCGTATAGGTGCCGGGCGGCAGATCGCCGACGACGAAATTTTCGCCATAGGCCGGATCGGAGTTGACCGTCTCGGCGGCATAGGTGGTGAGGAAGCGGTTCACGGGCGCATCGCTTTCGATTTGCTCCGAGCGAAGGGTGACGGAAGCCAGCGGAATGAGATTGCCTTGCTTGTCTACCACACGCCCGGCCAGCACGCCCCACTTGGGGAACGGCTTGAGCCACAGTTCGGGGTTGCGAGTGGAATTGTAATCATTGTACCCCACGCGCACTTCAAAATGCAGGTGCGGGCCGCCGTTGGCCGCGCCCGTGCCGCCCACTTGCCCCAGCGCCTCGCCGACGCGCACAAATTGCCCCGGCTTCACCGAGACGACCGACAGGTGGCCGTAAAGGTTGAAGACGGGTTGATCGTTGAGGGCTTGCGCCAGTTCGACGACGACGGCATTGCCGTAGAAGTTGGGCAGGGGGCTGATCGGCGCTTGAATCACGTCCGGCCCGGCGAAGACGACGATGCCCTCGGCGGCGGCGAGGATGGGCGTGCCCTGCGGGTTGTAGAACTCGACGCCGTGATGCGGCGCGTACTTGCCCTGCTGGGTTGTGCCGTAACGATAATTAACTTCGACGTAGTTGATATGATCTTCGTCAATGGGCCGCGCCAGCCACAAATGGGACTCGGGCAAAGCGTTGAGCGGGGCTAAGGTTGGCATTGGCGTGTTGGTGGCTCTGGGATTCCTGGTGGGGTAGGGCGTTCGGGTGAACGTTGGCGTGGGCGTGAGCGATGGCGTGAACGTTTGGGT includes these proteins:
- a CDS encoding amino acid ABC transporter substrate-binding protein, with the translated sequence MTHPLNPFHPLSKCRWHIVGFAALVALFVASFLILRANEDEAWARIQQRGLITFATDPTYPPFEALDANGNFFGFDIDLARAVAERLGLKAEFEAVSYDGLIGTLVVGRDDAVISAWVIQPERGKEASFTPSYFNAGVVLVTRADVSVTRDDISRYKWQAGKTLAAEYGSQGDALIRKWSRLVAGLTPISSPDSAAAMQAVKDGQAEGALVDAVAAFEFLGAHAELKVAAFIPESDASYVIAVSAKSQVLLRELTRVLNELEADGSLGELRVKWFGEAAR
- a CDS encoding peptidoglycan DD-metalloendopeptidase family protein, with protein sequence MSSSEVRSQKPEVRSRGTLHIPRFTAYCLLLTAYCLLLTACATAAAYSGAQPLAVAQLPTNTFTATATDTLTPTPTETLTGTPTETPTATFTLTATASLTPTATPSGPSLTFTSSATPAPTQRPSRTFTPSQTSSATRTSSPTPSLTFTPSQTFTPSATLTRPASNTPDSRIVVRATYTPYPPAVFPTGDASKLKKPPASVTNEPHLIFDRPVPNIAPSSQYRFGMTYDGRLAPHHGLDMAPVQGAAVGAAGPGTVFFAGPDDVEVFGTKENFYGNVVVIQMNEPWEGHAIFTLYGHLDSVAVTVGQQVNTNDLVGVVGATGIAYGPHLHFEVRLDDPQSYFGSVRNPELWYKPNPGGGVIAGRLINADGRFIPGARLFITCKDALRFVDTYWDQGTPPDNVLVENFAMSDIPQGNCNIETTVNGKLYRTSVYVPPGEVAFVIIQTDDR
- a CDS encoding peptidoglycan DD-metalloendopeptidase family protein → MPNGIIPLTRRLVSVGGFCVHSMKFRLPFLLFTVYCLLATACQRDPQVTISTNTPRPPAVSVATITPVPTDTLTTTPSLTPTNTDTPTSTPVTPTDTPTPTPTLTPTQTFTPSLTPTPTFTRTPYPTRNPRATNTPMPTLAPLNALPESHLWLARPIDEDHINYVEVNYRYGTTQQGKYAPHHGVEFYNPQGTPILAAAEGIVVFAGPDVIQAPISPLPNFYGNAVVVELAQALNDQPVFNLYGHLSVVSVKPGQFVRVGEALGQVGGTGAANGGPHLHFEVRVGYNDYNSTRNPELWLKPFPKWGVLAGRVVDKQGNLIPLASVTLRSEQIESDAPVNRFLTTYAAETVNSDPAYGENFVVGDLPPGTYTVSVNTTRTYKQTIVIKPDEVAWVEFREVNPPPTWTPTPTGTLYTATPTSTATPKP